Proteins from a single region of Amycolatopsis sp. CA-230715:
- the selA gene encoding L-seryl-tRNA(Sec) selenium transferase, producing the protein MPDPRRHIPRTDALLGRPEFAGAARNLGPSVVKAAVVAAQERARAGEIPPDAVAKEAFAALPATASSLRPVLNATGVLVHTNLGRAPLSAAALAAVAEAGGSTDVEFDLETGQRARRGRGAVEALSAAVPSAGAVHVVNNNAAALLLCAIVLAPGKEIVIGRGELVEIGDGFRIPDLLTSAGARLREVGTTNRTSAADYADAIGPDTGFVLKVHPSNFLVSGFTAEAEVAELTGLGVPVVADIGSGLLEPHPLLPGEPDADSVLRAGAALVTASGDKLLGGPQAGLLLGDADLVERLRRHPAARAMRVDKLTLAALEATLRGPETPVRAALDADRGSLLARAERLAGALRDLGAEAVESAAAVGGGGAPGVVLPSAAVSLPESCAAALRAGRPPVVGRVERGRCLLDLRTIDPAADGVLEEAVRRCGW; encoded by the coding sequence ATGCCTGACCCGCGGCGGCACATCCCGAGGACCGACGCCCTGCTCGGGCGGCCGGAATTCGCCGGCGCGGCAAGGAATCTCGGCCCGTCGGTGGTCAAGGCCGCCGTCGTCGCGGCGCAGGAACGTGCGCGTGCCGGGGAGATCCCGCCGGACGCGGTCGCGAAGGAGGCGTTCGCGGCGTTGCCCGCCACGGCGTCGTCGCTGCGCCCGGTGCTGAACGCCACCGGCGTCCTCGTGCACACCAACCTCGGCCGCGCGCCCCTGTCGGCCGCGGCGCTGGCGGCGGTCGCCGAGGCCGGTGGCAGCACGGACGTCGAGTTCGACCTGGAGACCGGGCAGCGCGCCCGTCGCGGACGAGGGGCGGTCGAGGCGCTTTCGGCCGCGGTGCCGTCGGCTGGTGCGGTGCACGTGGTGAACAACAACGCCGCCGCGCTGCTGCTGTGCGCGATCGTGCTCGCGCCGGGCAAGGAGATCGTCATCGGCAGGGGCGAGCTCGTCGAGATCGGGGACGGGTTCCGCATCCCCGACCTGCTCACCTCCGCCGGGGCCCGGTTGCGGGAGGTCGGCACCACCAACCGGACGAGCGCGGCGGACTACGCGGACGCGATCGGGCCGGACACCGGGTTCGTGCTCAAGGTGCACCCGTCGAACTTCCTGGTCAGCGGGTTCACCGCCGAGGCGGAGGTCGCCGAGCTCACCGGCCTCGGCGTGCCCGTGGTCGCCGACATCGGGTCCGGCCTGCTCGAACCGCACCCGCTGCTCCCCGGCGAACCGGACGCGGATTCGGTGCTGCGCGCGGGCGCCGCACTGGTCACCGCGAGCGGCGACAAACTGCTCGGCGGTCCGCAGGCCGGGCTGCTGCTCGGCGACGCGGATCTGGTCGAGCGGCTGCGACGGCATCCGGCGGCGCGGGCGATGCGGGTCGACAAGCTCACGCTCGCGGCGCTCGAAGCGACCTTGCGCGGTCCCGAAACGCCGGTGCGGGCCGCGCTCGACGCGGATCGGGGATCGCTGCTGGCGCGGGCGGAACGGCTCGCCGGTGCGTTGCGCGACCTCGGTGCCGAGGCGGTCGAGTCGGCGGCGGCCGTCGGGGGCGGGGGCGCGCCGGGCGTCGTGCTGCCGAGCGCGGCCGTGAGCCTGCCCGAGTCCTGCGCGGCCGCGTTGCGGGCGGGCAGGCCGCCGGTGGTGGGGCGGGTGGAACGCGGCCGGTGCCTGCTGGACCTGCGCACGATCGACCCGGCCGCGGACGGGGTGCTCGAAGAGGCGGTGCGCCGGTGCGGGTGGTAG
- the selD gene encoding selenide, water dikinase SelD, with the protein MAAMPVRLTQYAHGGGCACKIPPGELEEVVRGLSGAPPRDPAGELLVGLDDGDDAAAVKIRDGLALIATTDFFTPVVDDPGDWGRIAAANALSDVYAMGGRPVVAVNLLGWPRETLPFEFAAEVLRGGLDICATAGCHLAGGHSVDDPEPKYGLAVTGTADPDRLLRNDSGRAGTPLSLTKPLGIGVLNSRHKSTGERFEEAVSAMTTLNDAASAAALRAGISCATDVTGFGLLGHLYKLARASGVTAVIDAAAVPYLDGAREALRDGYVSGGTRRNLDWVAPAADLSAVDTSEALLLADAQTSGGLLLAGEIPGAPVIGELVPRGEHTIVVR; encoded by the coding sequence ATGGCGGCCATGCCGGTCCGACTCACGCAGTACGCGCACGGCGGCGGATGTGCCTGCAAGATCCCGCCGGGTGAGCTCGAAGAAGTCGTCCGCGGCCTCTCCGGCGCACCGCCCCGTGACCCGGCGGGCGAGTTGCTCGTCGGCCTCGACGACGGGGACGACGCGGCGGCGGTGAAGATCCGCGACGGCCTCGCCCTGATCGCCACCACGGACTTCTTCACCCCCGTGGTCGACGATCCCGGCGACTGGGGGCGGATCGCCGCCGCGAACGCACTGTCCGATGTGTACGCGATGGGCGGAAGGCCCGTCGTCGCGGTGAACCTGCTCGGCTGGCCACGGGAAACCCTGCCGTTCGAGTTCGCCGCCGAGGTGCTCCGGGGCGGGCTCGACATCTGCGCCACCGCGGGCTGCCATCTCGCCGGCGGGCACAGCGTGGACGACCCGGAGCCGAAGTACGGGCTCGCGGTGACCGGCACCGCCGACCCGGACCGGTTGCTGCGCAACGACTCCGGGCGTGCCGGGACGCCGCTGTCGCTCACCAAGCCGCTCGGCATCGGCGTGCTCAACTCCCGTCACAAGAGCACCGGGGAACGCTTCGAAGAAGCCGTTTCCGCGATGACCACCCTCAACGACGCCGCCTCCGCCGCCGCACTGCGCGCCGGGATCTCGTGCGCGACCGACGTGACCGGTTTCGGCCTGCTCGGGCACCTGTACAAGCTGGCGCGGGCCAGTGGCGTCACCGCTGTCATCGACGCGGCGGCGGTGCCCTACCTCGACGGCGCACGAGAAGCGTTGCGGGACGGCTACGTCAGCGGCGGCACGCGGCGTAACCTCGACTGGGTCGCCCCCGCCGCCGATCTGTCCGCTGTGGACACTTCGGAGGCACTGCTGCTCGCCGACGCCCAGACCTCGGGTGGTCTGCTGCTGGCTGGCGAAATCCCCGGCGCACCGGTGATCGGCGAACTCGTCCCGCGCGGGGAGCACACCATCGTCGTCCGGTGA